The genomic DNA CACCGCGGGGGAATGGGTGCGCGTAAACTCCATCATCCACGTCGGGCCTGGGGCATGCGCAGCCACCTGGGCGGCCCACCGGCGCACGGCGGCGTCACCGATGAGACGGCCCATTGGCCGCTGCGGATCCACGTAGTGCGCTAGCTGCCGCCACTGCTTGAAGTGCTCGTGCGATATGCCAAACTTGGGCGAAAGGTAGCTGGTAATAAAACCGGCTAGCGCCATCTTGTCTATGCGCTGCGCGGCGGGCATATCGTAGAACTCATCGCGGGTAGAGGTCACCACGATGGGAATATCCGCCAGCTCCTCGGCCTGCAATGGGGCAGGACCTAAAGCAACGTCGAAGCGGTATTTCTTGCGGAATTTGGCATACCCCTTGGCTAGCGATTCTGGGTCCAATTTCTCCAGAGCTTGACGCGTTATGGACACACCGAGGCACTTGCGCAGATCCGCCACGCGGTGCTCAAAACGGTCGCGCGGGAATGCTGGCGAGAGTGCCAGTACGCGGCGGAAACCACCCCGGAAGTGATCGCGGCGCGCCAGCCATAGGCTCATCGCTGCACCGGCGGACTGGCCCACCAAAGTGATATTGGTCTTATCCCCGCCAAAGGCCTCGATACTGTCCTGCAACCATTCCAAAGCCAGCAGGCAGTCATCGATGCCGCGGTAGCGGTCCGCCTCATCGCCATCAAAGCGCGCGAAGCCAGCCAAACCGACGCGGTAGCCCACCTGCACTTGAATAACGCCGTGGCGGGCATTTGTCGTACCCGTAAGACGCGGGTCTTCGTGCGTTCCGTGCTCGTAGCGCCCGCCATGGATATAGACCACGACGGGGCACTCGGCGGCGTCGGCAGGCGCGGTAATAGACAGCGCAATGTCGTCTGGATGCGGCTCGCGGGCATCCTGGTCACAGGTGCCCTCTAGTGGCTTGGCGGGGGAGAAGGGGCTGGGTATGGTGCTATAGCGCACCGAGTGGAAATAGTGCAGGCCATCTCGGCGCACGCCGGTAATCCGGCCGGAGGCGGTGGCAACGGTAACGGGTATTTGGGCACTCGACATGTCTGCCAGATTACCGCGAGCAAGTAGGATGAGGTGCCATGGAGTGGTTGACGAGCTTGGGCAGCACGCTCTCGCAGTTTTTGGTGCAGGCGCCCGTATGGATACAAATGATCATCGTGGTGGCCATTGCCGTGCCACTCATGGTGGTCATCGCCTGGTGCCTCATGTGGGCAGTCGACCGCGTGGCCAACCGCGCCGCAGGCGTGATTTCTCAGCAGCGCAACCGCCGCACTAAAGTAGGCC from Corynebacterium tuberculostearicum includes the following:
- a CDS encoding carboxylesterase family protein, whose product is MSSAQIPVTVATASGRITGVRRDGLHYFHSVRYSTIPSPFSPAKPLEGTCDQDAREPHPDDIALSITAPADAAECPVVVYIHGGRYEHGTHEDPRLTGTTNARHGVIQVQVGYRVGLAGFARFDGDEADRYRGIDDCLLALEWLQDSIEAFGGDKTNITLVGQSAGAAMSLWLARRDHFRGGFRRVLALSPAFPRDRFEHRVADLRKCLGVSITRQALEKLDPESLAKGYAKFRKKYRFDVALGPAPLQAEELADIPIVVTSTRDEFYDMPAAQRIDKMALAGFITSYLSPKFGISHEHFKQWRQLAHYVDPQRPMGRLIGDAAVRRWAAQVAAHAPGPTWMMEFTRTHSPAVHCAELGPLFDGSRNEAGEETPASELNEWLRHFATTGEPGFPSYGDDHNVLEFDLDTDERRLAYATLDYVAAAFYDEDDL